A single Oncorhynchus nerka isolate Pitt River linkage group LG10, Oner_Uvic_2.0, whole genome shotgun sequence DNA region contains:
- the LOC115135948 gene encoding histone-lysine N-methyltransferase, H3 lysine-36 specific-like has translation MSQPYELPIKDAQACCSDPTLTSAPNDPVSSCSKHHNRNSRLDPPRAMQLSTAPALKSTSTYGFIKDLSSSYSPLRRLQHLTTMVSHPDLVLPGVGERASQGSREDLHTRNAVGKTDIGNSLVLTATQPGSRDTDNSKTNHSVEKKSDCCFSDPPSPAFSLDSNSPFANGYLHFESTLFDDENDDDNAEDDEDIALPLTDRERKVGKSPEPLPGLLNLKVKNVPEPGLSVGKDLQSPGVPPFTAHDGSDEDWGSDCKPLSLGNSPSGPAMMGSPKKKSLPPVKFLKGEVIWAKFNRRPWWPCEVTVDPLQGTYHKMKEHSDRPCRLYHIRTFGLPVELAWVTGKAIHTFHGGFEFEQLPLLRRRGRQRDEDYKYIIPKRFNASWKTSVAEAESALPERPKMDVSIPDSINTTLYDGSTSEKEGKALPTPPSNPSNCIPLAPSNLTNGSLSPHSKHSPTKVSTSKKPQSKKKPSKAFKAKNECLNTKTTFDSTDKPEGDIKECPYSDLDSIPNILCPKALERQSKHAQTQPSVPVVKEVKKQPEGHSRLWFSKPGKDRRLNTTTSLSNHSAFSKGPCKKKTQTAATVNRKTQASSAAIKGCSIDQLKTPVSRVIVKEHPADQLKTPVSSVIVKEHPADQLKTPVSSVIVKEHPADQLKTLVSSVIVKEHPADQLKTPVSNATFKDITSDQSKTPGYSVTVKESPVDQLKPPVSSVPKPPDESKALGKQPAHLPASNRLMTRALKAMELAVRKQNLFSSPKPGCFLPINKTEEEVSSSTNTPSDKPETKTDCHTEEKPLKVDNDNQITGLPNWSSSKFTRSKDFEAEVKTEDEGFLISQMPVDFIPLTSGKAKKNNCVSDMSSSSSPCFSPMDAFKDIKELSFKSLESSEGDGKPVSFKPDTNYKFSTFLMLLKDMHDTREKDGTPLELEIGPPSAHVKEEPSMIPPLLGEESLGQGPCLGKSKQGKSKTKAKLKPKSSLKVEIPQLEGSTNQVMKRLSKNRGSSETKKKPNRKVPFGKRSPGPGYLGMEALHHLPSNSWEKFDQDLETLGGVGEGCSRLTNERLQNMVPLEQGGAEPSVSFQPKIVLDQQTITATISANTTQSTGEGQEAPTAHKRIRKPSKRLIEWTEEYSQIICARKKQKKPLQPLGKVAHSNSNKPDPLPPGKTTHDHALLNPLPEIQTLPPDEPSKTPTGQASPRIESTPPQDAHILSIDTLTPPPEGDSSLLSDGLTKNVGDVPYLETIRKRQRKPTPKIMETATIPKKRVKSLKTILSSHPLPSGSGQLFSKSKIKQPTTATPASSTFTPCTSAPCPLTQSSLEKGPDCDVTKPPSEETDLHDDGRDTLDPEGFTSSLDDSFSSMREESSLCDGPLSPNKKIIGDRGGAASLKENVCQVCEKTGELLLCEGQCCGAFHLQCIGLTDPPIGKFVCQECKSGVHTCFACKKPGEDVMRCMIPVCGKFYHGECIANHAPTAPLHRGLRCSLHVCLSCFITNPVNPSVSKGRLTRCVRCPVAYHANDYCMAAGSVVLANNSFLCPNHFTPRRGFRNHEHVNVSWCFVCSEGGSLLCCESCPAAFHQECLNIDMPEGSWFCNDCLAGKKPHYKDILWVKVGRYRWWPAEVSHPKNIPENILRMRHNVGEFPVHFFGSNDYLWTYQARVFPYMDVDTNNKEKMGKGVDAIYKKALEEAASRFLKLQAEKELRQLQEDRRNDKKPPPYRHIKVNRPIGKVQFITADLSEIPRCNCKASDENPCGIDSECINRMLMYECHPQVCPAGEGCLNQAFTKRQYSQVEIFRTLARGWGLRCAHDIKKGEFVNEYVGEVIDEEECRARIKHAQDNDICNFYMLTLDKDRIIDAGPKGNQARFMNHSCQPNCETQKWTVNGDTRVGLFALIDVPEGTELTFNYNLECLANGKTVCKCGAPNCSGFLGVRPKNNPPADDKGRKLKKKVQAKRKNKMEVTKEREDECFSCGDGGQIVSCKRPGCPKVYHADCLNLTKRPAGRWECPWHQCDLCGKEAASFCEMCPSSYCTLHRDGMLFISKLDGRLSCSEHDPCGPDPLEPGEIREYLPDTGALSTGPGAGIVPPPDAAVAGAAATTTGTGDPQPSPGPESFSRLPISCPISGPFSGPISTPLPSSKALDSSHLFLPQYSPISSYGDEKEEVEDPFGNEDGDGEGIEGELEDEEMAGLKLKNEEEEKEEEEGEEQEGEEEEE, from the exons ATGAGTCAGCCCTATGAACTGCCCATCAAAGATGCTCAGGCCTGCTGCTCTGACCCAACATTGACCTCTGCCCCCAATGACCCTGTCTCCTCCTGCTCAAAGCACCATAACCGCAATTCAAGACTAGACCCTCCACGTGCCATGCAGCTGTCCACCGCCCCTGCCCTGAAATCTACATCCACCTATGGGTTCATCAAGGACCTATCTTCCTCCTACAGCCCTCTGAGAAGGCTACAGCACCTGACCACCATGGTCAGCCACCCGGACCTGGTCCTACCTGGAGTCGGGGAGAGGGCCTCCCAGGGCTCCAGGGAAGACTTGCATACCCGGAATGCGGTTGGGAAAACTGACATCGGCAATTCCTTGGTCCTCACAGCTACCCAGCCAGGCAGCAGAGACACAGACAATAGTAAGACTAATCATAGTGTGGAGAAGAAGAGTGACTGTTGCTTCTCTGACCCACCCAGTCCAGCTTTCTCACTGGATAGCAACAGCCCCTTTGCAAATGGCTACCTGCACTTTGAGTCCACTTTGTTTGATGATGAGAATGAtgatgataatgcagaggatgaTGAGGATATAGCGTTGcctctgacagacagagagagaaaagttgGAAAGTCACCTGAACCTCTTCCTGGACTTTTAAACTTGAAGGTTAAAAATGTACCAGAGCCAGGGCTGTCTGTGGGTAAAGACTTGCAGTCCCCTGGTGTCCCCCCATTTACAGCACATGATGGGTCAGACGAGGACTGGGGGAGTGACTGTAAGCCTCTCTCTCTTGGGAATAGCCCCTCTGGGCCTGCAATG ATGGGCAGCCCAAAGAAGAAGTCCTTACCACCTGTAAAGTTTTTAAAAGGTGAAGTTATATGGGCAAAGTTCAACCGAAGACCCTGGTGGCCTTGTGAGGTGACTGTTGACCCACTACAGGGAACCTATCACAAAATGAAAG AGCACAGTGACAGGCCTTGTCGGCTGTACCACATCAGGACCTTTGGGCTGCCTGTGGAACTGGCCTGGGTCACAGGGAAAGCTATACACACATTTCATGGAGGCTTTGAGTTCGAACAGCTCCCCTTGCTGCGCAGGAGAGGAAGGCAAAGGGACGAAGACTACAAATACATT ATACCCAAGAGGTTTAATGCATCTTGGAAAACCAGTGTGGCTGAAGCAGAATCTGCCCTCCCAGAGCGACCCAAAATGGATGTCTCTATACCTGACTCCATAAATACAACCCTCTATGATGGGTCCACATCAGAAAAAGAGGGCAAGGCCCTTCCAACTCCCCCTTCCAATCCATCCAACTGTATACCCCTTGCACCAAGCAACTTAACAAACGGATCTCTGTCACCTCACAGTAAACATTCTCCAACAAAAGTAAGCACTTCCAAGAAGCCTCAAAGCAAGAAGAAGCCAAGTAAAGCATTTAAAGCTAAAAATGAGTGCTTGAACACCAAAACAACATTTGACAGCACTGACAAGCCAGAGGGGGACATAAAAGAATGTCCGTATTCAGACCTTGACTCTATCCCCAATATTTTGTGTCCTAAAGCACTTGAGCGTCAATCCAAGCATGCTCAGACTCAGCCCTCAGTTCCAGTAGTAAAAGAGGTGAAGAAGCAGCCTGAAGGACACAGTCGCCTGTGGTTCAGCAAACCAGGAAAAGACAGGCGTCTCAACACTACCACCTCCTTATCTAACCACAGTGCCTTCAGCAAGGGTCCCTGCAAGAAAAAGACTCAAACTGCAGCTACTGTCAACAGAAAGACTCAAGCGTCCAGTGCGGCCATCAAGGGATGCTCTATTGATCAGTTGAAGACTCCAGTGTCTAGAGTAATAGTAAAAGAACACCCTGCTGATCAGTTGAAGACTCCAGTGTCCAGCGTAATAGTAAAAGAACACCCTGCTGATCAGTTGAAGACTCCAGTGTCCAGCGTAATAGTAAAAGAACACCCTGCTGATCAGTTGAAGACTCTAGTGTCCAGCGTAATAGTAAAAGAACACCCTGCTGACCAGTTGAAGACTCCAGTGTCCAATGCAACATTCAAAGATATTACTAGTGATCAGTCGAAGACTCCAGGGTATAGTGTAACAGTCAAAGAAAGTCCTGTTGATCAATTGAAGCCTCCAGTCTCAAGTGTGCCCAAGCCTCCTGATGAGTCGAAGGCCCTGGGCAAGCAGCCTGCACATCTGCCTGCTAGCAACCGCCTGATGACCAGAGCTCTTAAAGCTATGGAGTTAGCAGTGCGGAAACAGAATCTGTTCTCTAGTCCAAAGCCTGGCTGTTTCCTTCCTATCAacaagacagaggaggaggtgtcatCTTCCACAAACACTCCTTCTGATAAACCAGAGACCAAAACAGACTGTCATACAGAGGAAAAACCTTTAAAGGTTGACAACGATAATCAGATCACTGGTTTACCAAATTGGTCCTCCTCAAAGTTCACCAGGTCGAAGGACTTTGAAGCAGAGGTTAAGACTGAAGATGAGGGCTTCTTGATATCCCAGATGCCTGTGGACTTTATACCTCTGACATCTGGGAAGGCAAAGAAAAATAACTGTGTGTCTGACATGTCGTCCAGTTCCTCGCCATGCTTCTCTCCCATGGACGCCTTCAAAGACATTAAAGAGTTATCTTTCAAGTCCCTGGAATCAAGTGAGGGTGATGGGAAACCTGTGTCTTTTAAACCAGACACTAACTACAAGTTCAGTACTTTCCTCATGCTGCTGAAGGACATGCACGATACCAGGGAGAAAGATGGAACTCCCTTGGAGCTGGAAATCGGACCACCTAGTGCTCATGTAAAAGAGGAGCCTTCCATGATTCCACCCTTACTGGGAGAGGAGTCACTCGGTCAAGGCCCGTGTCTCGGTAAAAGTAAACAAGGCAAGAGCAAAACCAAGGCCAAGCTCAAACCCAAGTCTTCTCTGAAGGTAGAAATCCCACAACTTGAAGGCAGCACAAACCAGGTCATGAAAAGGCTATCCAAAAACAGAGGCTCATCTGAGACTAAAAAGAAACCGAATAGAAAAGTGCCTTTTGGTAAGAGGTCTCCTGGACCTGGCTACCTTGGGATGGAAGCCTTGCACCACCTTCCGAGCAATTCTTGGGAGAAGTTTGACCAGGATTTGGAGACATtagggggggtgggggagggctgCAGTAGGCTAACGAATGAGAGACTACAGAACATGGTGCCTTTAGAGCAGGGTGGTGCAGAACCATCAGTATCCTTTCAACCAAAGATAGTGTTGGACCAGCAGACTATCACCGCCACAATTTCTGCAAACACTACACAAAGTACTGGGGAAGGCCAGGAGGCTCCCACAG CACATAAACGAATTCGAAAACCAAGCAAAAGACTCATAGAATGGACAGAAGAGTACAGTCAGATAATCTGCGCAAGGAAGAAACAGAAAAAGCCCCTCCAGCCTTTGGGAAAG GTGGCACATTCCAACAGCAACAAACCAGATCCCCTACCACCAGGGAAAACCACACATGACCACGCCCTTCTGAACCCACTTCCTGAAATACAAACTCTGCCCCCAGACGAACCATCCAAGACCCCCACTGGACAAGCCTCTCCCCGAATAGAGAGTACTCCCCCTCAGGATGCACATATCCTGTCCATAGATACTCTAACCCCACCTCCTGAAGGAGACTCTTCGCTGCTGAGTGACGGTCTGACAAAGAATGTTG GTGACGTTCCTTACTTGGAAACAATCCGTAAGAGACAGAGGAAACCAACTCCGAAGATTATGGAGACTGCCACAATTCCAAAGAAGAGG GTCAAGTCCCTGAAGACCATCTTATCAAGTCACCCTCTTCCTTCAG GCTCTGGACAACTCTTCTCTAAATCAAAGATCAAACAACCTACCACAGCTACCCCTGCATCCTCCACATTTACACCCTGCACCTCTGCACCCTGCCCCCTGACCCAGAGCAGCCTGGAGAAGGGGCCAGACTGTGACGTCACCAAGCCCCCCAGTGAAGAAACTGATCTTCATGACGATGGGAGGGATACCCTAGACCCAGAG GGTTTTACATCCAGTTTGGATGACAGCTTTTCATCCATGAGGGAGGAGTCTTCACTGTGCGATGGCCCACTCTCCCCCAATAAGAAGATCATAGGGGACAGAGGGGGTGCTGCCTCATTGAAAGAGAATGTGTGTCAG GTGTGTGAGAAGACTGGGGAGCTGCTGCTGTGTGAGGGCCAGTGTTGTGGGGCGTTCCACCTCCAGTGTATCGGCCTCACAGACCCTCCTATAGGGAAGTTCGTCTGCCAGGAGTGCAAGTCTG GTGTCCACACCTGTTTTGCGTGTAAGAAGCCCGGGGAGGACGTGATGCGCTGTATGATCCCAGTGTGTGGGAAGTTCTACCATGGAGAGTGTATAGCCAACCACGCTCCCACTGCCCCCCTGCACCGGGGTCTCCGCTGCTCTCTCCACGTCTGTCTGTCCTGCTTCATAACCAACCCTGTCAACCCCTCCGTCTCCAAAG GTCGTCTGACACGCTGTGTGCGCTGCCCTGTGGCGTACCATGCCAATGACTACTGCATGGCAGCGGGCAGTGTGGTCCTGGCCAACAACAGCTTCCTGTGTCCCAACCACTTCACCCCCCGCAGGGGCTTCCGCAACCATGAACACGTCAATGTCAGCTGGTGCTTTGTCTGCTCCGAAG GGGGCAGTCTGCTGTGCTGTGAGTCGTGTCCTGCTGCCTTCCACCAGGAGTGTCTGAACATCGACATGCCCGAGGGCAGTTGGTTCTGCAATGACTGCCTGGCCGGGAAGAAGCCCCACTATAAGGACATCCTGTGGGTCAAAGTGGGAAGATACAG GTGGTGGCCTGCGGAGGTCAGCCATCCCAAGAACATTCCGGAGAACATCCTACGTATGAGGCACAATGTAGGAGAGTTCCCTGTGCACTTCTTTGGCTCCAACGACTACCTGTGGACCTACCAGGCCCGAGTCTTCCCCTACATGGACGTAGACACCAACAACAAGGAGAAGATGGGGAAGGGTGTAGACGCCATCTACAAGAAAG CTTTGGAGGAAGCTGCTAGCAGGTTTTTGAAACTGCAGGCAGAGAAAGAACTGAGACAGCttcaggaggacaggaggaacgACAAGAAACCCCCGCCATACAGACACATCAAG GTGAATAGGCCAATCGGGAAGGTGCAGTTCATTACGGCCGACCTATCAGAGATCCCGCGCTGTAACTGCAAGGCATCGGACGAGAACCCTTGTGGCATTGACTCTGAGTGTATCAACCGGATGCTGATGTATGAGTGCCACCCCCAAGTGTGCCCAGCAGGGGAGGGCTGTCTTAACCAGGCCTTCACCAAGCGACAGTACAGCCAGGTGGAGATCTTCAGGACGCTGGCACGAGGTTGGGGCCTCCGCTGTGCCCACGACATCAAGAAG GGGGAGTTTGTGAATGAGTATGTAGGAGAGGTGATCGATGAGGAGGAGTGTCGGGCCAGGATCAAACACGCCCAGGATAACGACATCTGTAACTTCTACATGCTGACCCTGGACAAG GATCGGATCATCGACGCTGGTCCCAAGGGGAACCAGGCCCGCTTCATGAACCACAGCTGCCAGCCCAACTGTGAGACCCAGAAGTGGACGGTGAATGGAGATACACGTGTGGGGCTCTTTGCTCTAATAGACGTCCCTGAAG GCACAGAGCTGACTTTCAACTACAATCTGGAGTGTCTGGCCAATGGGAAGACTGTGTGTAAATGTGGAGCTCCAAACTGCAGCGGCTTCCTAGGAGTCCGGCCAAAG AATAACCCTCCAGCAGACGACAAGGGCCGCAAGCTGAAGAAAAAGGTCCAGGCTAAACGGAAGAACAAGATGGAGGTGACCAAGGAGAGGGAGGACGAGTGCTTCAGTTGTGGGGACGGGGGACAGATTGTGTCCTGTAAGAGACCAGGCTGTCCCAAAGTTTACCACGCAGACTGTCTCAACCTCACCAAGAGGCCTGCAG GTCGGTGGGAGTGCCCGTGGCACCAGTGTGACCTGTGTGGTAAGGAGGCGGCCTCTTTCTGTGAGATGTGTCCCAGCTCTTACTGCACACTGCACCGCGACGGGATGCTCTTCATCTCAAAGCTGGACGGACGGCTGTCCTGCAGCGAACATGACCCCTGTGGACCAGACCCCCTGGAGCCAGGGGAGATCAGGGAGTACCTACCTGACACTGGGGCTCTCTCAACAGGCCCGGGGGCTGGTATTGTACCCCCTCCTGATGCTGCTGTGGCtggtgctgctgctactacaacgGGGACAGGGGACCCCCAACCTAGCCCTGGCCCTGAGTCTTTCTCCCGTCTCCCCATCTCTTGCCCCATCTCTGGCCCCTTCTCTGGCCCCATCAGCACCCCTCTACCCAGCTCGAAGGCCCTCGATAGCTCTCACCTATTCCTTCCCCAATACTCACCCATCTCTTCCTACGGAGATGAGAAGGAAGAAGTTGAGGATCCTTTTGGTAATGAAGacggggatggagaggggattgAGGGAGAGTTGGAGGATGAAGAGATGGCAGGCTTAAAGTTGAaaaatgaagaggaggagaaagaagaagaggagggagaagaacaggagggtgaggaagaagaggagtaa